One Spinacia oleracea cultivar Varoflay chromosome 4, BTI_SOV_V1, whole genome shotgun sequence DNA segment encodes these proteins:
- the LOC110777966 gene encoding putative F-box/FBD/LRR-repeat protein At5g44950 — protein MYSISMKKMNNNVNEDMLSSLPDDMLTKILSCLLINSAASTSVLSTSWRHLWTGVTNFVVLSETGKHHDDDDDILFLQKLIKLSSLKLHNFRIKLKSQTNFSNPNIRDQESCFREVCRRDVENIDILWPPSAINKRFLLVPDFVFKTKSLVSLTLGCMHIMFDMPENVVIQLPNLKKLYLRYLTEIPPWLETLCKCSPLLEVLDLEFKLQDIEPRIANIFAANLKSLKIEIHYYVSQTHRNKILIDAPKLEYLTIIDSSSCYYLTQIPTTLLESSLDLTITMRETALVGDYAYCRDMAKFVRRMCNVSNKLHLTVERNSNIMGYLSNGEVNHGLKFGNLASLILSLGKIDLIGWKNLLLSLQCFPKLENLLVLHYRPMIWYPPSDEPADCLVNKLKRITIFGLFRKTRDLELIAYILSNATVLEELHIEVPFCFYEYKKDRLSSNDLCKSLFELPRASSSCVIWFTNEDMAASSHDYKDGILRKQRMALEL, from the coding sequence ATGTACTCTATAAGCATGAAGAAGATGAACAACAATGTCAACGAAGACATGTTGAGTTCACTTCCAGACGACATGCTGACCAAAATACTCTCTTGCCTCCTTATCAATTCCGCGGCTTCCACCTCCGTCCTATCCACCAGTTGGCGTCACCTCTGGACCGGCGTCACCAACTTTGTCGTGTTGTCCGAAACCGGCAAACACCACGACGACGACGACGACATCCTTTTTTTACAAAAGCTTATAAAGCTGTCCTCTTTGAAACTGCACAACTTTCGTATTAAATTGAAATCTCAAACTAATTTTTCGAACCCAAATATAAGAGATCAAGAGTCATGCTTCCGTGAAGTTTGCCGTCGAGATGTGGAGAATATCGATATCTTATGGCCACCAAGTGCGATAAATAAACGTTTTCTTTTGGTGCCAGACTTTGTGTTTAAAACCAAATCTCTGGTAAGTTTAACTTTGGGTTGCATGCATATTATGTTTGATATGCCTGAAAACGTAGTTATTCAACTTCCTAATTTGAAGAAGCTTTATTTGCGCTATCTTACAGAAATCCCTCCTTGGTTAGAAACCCTATGTAAGTGTAGCCCTTTGTTGGAAGTTTTAGATTTAGAGTTTAAATTACAAGACATTGAGCCTCGTATTGCGAATATATTTGCTGCCAATTTGAAGTCATTGAAGATAGAGATTCATTATTACGTAAGTCAGACACATCGCAACAAAATCTTGATTGATGCACCCAAATTGGAATACCTGACTATAATTGATAGCTCTTCATGTTATTACTTGACCCAAATTCCAACTACATTACTAGAATCATCACTTGATTTGACCATAACTATGAGGGAAACTGCATTGGTAGGAGATTATGCTTATTGTCGAGACATGGCCAAGTTTGTTCGAAGAATGTGTAATGTTAGTAACAAACTTCACTTAACAGTAGAGAGAAACTCGAATATAATGGGTTACCTTTCTAATGGTGAAGTAAATCATGGACTTAAGTTTGGTAATTTAGCCAGTCTTATATTGAGTTTGGGAAAGATTGATCTGATTGGGTGGAAGAATTTGTTACTTTCTTTGCAATGTTTTCCCAAGTTAGAGAATCTTTTGGTGCTGCATTATAGGCCTATGATTTGGTATCCACCAAGTGATGAACCAGCAGATTGTTTGGTGAATAAACTCAAGAGAATAACAATATTTGGATTGTTTAGGAAAACTCGTGATCTTGAATTGATAGCTTACATTCTGAGTAATGCAACTGTTTTAGAAGAGCTTCACATAGAAGTTCCTTTCTGCTTCTATGAATATAAAAAAGATCGACTAAGTTCGAATGATCTTTGTAAGTCGTTGTTCGAACTTCCAAGGGCCTCTTCAAGTTGTGTGATTTGGTTTACAAATGAGGATATGGCAGCATCAAGTCATGACTACAAAGATGGGATTCTTCGGAAACAACGTATGGCTTTAGAGTTATGA